A window of Hirundo rustica isolate bHirRus1 chromosome 27, bHirRus1.pri.v3, whole genome shotgun sequence contains these coding sequences:
- the C27H17orf113 gene encoding uncharacterized protein C17orf113 homolog: protein MVPPGKKPAGETSNSNKKCKRYFNEHWKEEFTWLEFDYERKLMFCIECRQALVKNKHGKAENAFTVGTDNFQRHALLRHVTSGAHRQALAVNREQLAFETRVHGHPELRSVIKVEVNPAKVAILTTVYWMAKEEIPDEKCSSLLNFQKFNLCQALLASEHSEYYHPGSVRGMQAAIAKVLHNEDRHRIKASPFIGLVVDETVDVLEHRSLAMFTTTVSPCNGQTSTTFLGSFELPTGEASTVAGKVGEVMRSFGIPTMKLTWLSADSASLVAERLSGVGTALTPLCPLLTEVHCLSHGTSLLLAESISTVEYLQKYETTVDAVYRLYSSFQGEGGSLQELRRVLDLCEIDLGSPKAVHWTSIFPAVEAIDSSWPTLVLLLESEAERSPVARGLCEELKKFQFVAFTKILLDVLPIFQKLSRFFQIEDFDLSILKPIVSATATTLQAQQSTSGQNLREFLSEMNQHPQDGREGESRLYYKGVELANCSQVHLKHFEHLKESYLERVRGNLLDRFPSSVLEAISSFSAIFNPKCYPQSLEDIGSYGVSELNFLLRVYSRVVVSERALSDFPLFKRIVFSLSQLSFKDLCVKLVYSSSEMHELFPDFAVLAAIALALPLGSVLAEKIRRGRELLRRGRSRHAKDEGLSDLMKIAIDGPAISEFNFALAIEYYESMRESGFIVAQVK from the exons atgGTGCCTCCAGGGAAAAAGCCAGCTGGGGAAACTTCCAATTCCAATAAAAAGTGTAAACGCTATTTCAATGAACACTGGAAGGAAGAATTTACCTGGCTGGAGTTTGACTATGAGAGGAAGCTCATGTTTTGCATAGAGTGTCGGCAGGCGCTGGTGAAGAACAAGCACGGTAAAGCGGAAAACGCCTTTACCGTGGGCACGGACAACTTCCAGCGCCATGCGCTGCTGCGGCACGTCACCTCCGGCGCGCACCGCCAGGCGCTGGCGGTGAACCGGGAGCAGCTGGCCTTCGAGACGCGTGTCCACGGCCACCCCGAGCTGCGCTCGGTCATCAAGGTGGAGGTGAACCCCGCGAAGGTGGCCATCCTCACCACCGTCTACTGGATGGCCAAAGAGGAGATCCCGGATGAGAAGTGCTCCTCCCTGCTCAACTTCCAGAAGTTCAACCTGTGCCAGGCGCTGCTGGCCTCGGAGCACAGCGAGTACTACCACCCCGGCAGCGTCAGGGGCATGCAG GCAGCCATTGCCAAAGTCCTCCACAACGAGGACAGGCACAGGATCAAAGCCTCGCCGTTCATTGGGCTGGTGGTGGACGAGACTGTGGACGTCCTGGAGCACCGCAGCCTGGCCATGTTCACCACCACTGTCTCCCCCTGCAACGGGCAGAcctccaccaccttcctgggcagctTCGAGCTGCCCACCGGGGAGGCCTCCACCGTGGCAGGCAAGGTGGGTGAGGTGATGCGCTCCTTCGGCATCCCCACCATGAAGCTCACCTGGCTCAGCGCCGACAGTGCCTCGCTGGTGGCCGAGCGGCTGAGCGGGGTGGGGACGGCGCTGACCCCGCTCTGCCCGCTCCTCACTGAGGTGCACTGCCTGTCCCACGgcacctccctgctgctggccgaGAGCATCAGCACCGTCGAGTACCTCCAGAAGTATGAGACCACCGTGGATGCTGTGTATAGGCTCTACTCCAGCTTCCAGGGGGAAGGCGGTAGCCTGCAGGAGCTGCGGAGAGTCCTGGACCTCTGTGAGATAGACCTCGGGAGCCCCAAAGCCGTCCACTGGACTTCTATCTTCCCAGCTGTAGAAGCCATCGACTCCTCGTGGCCCacgctggtgctgctgctggagagcgAGGCGGAGCGCTCGCCCGTGGCCCGTGGCCTCTGCGAAGAGCTCAAGAAGTTCCAGTTTGTGGCCTTCACCAAGATCCTTCTGGATGTCCTCCCCATCTTCCAGAAGCTCAGTCGCTTCTTCCAGATCGAGGACTTTGACCTCTCCATCCTGAAGCCCATAGTgtctgccacagccaccacgCTGCAGGCCCAGCAGAGCACCAGCGGCCAGAACCTCCGGGAGTTCCTCAGTGAGATGAACCAGCACCCGCAGGACGGCCGGGAGGGCGAGAGCCGCCTCTACTACAAGGGTGTGGAGCTGGCCAACTGCTCCCAAGTGCACCTGAAACACTTTGAGCACCTGAAGGAGAGCTACCTGGAGAGAGTGCGGGGCAACCTGCTGGACAGGTTCCCCAGCAGCGTCCTGGAGGCCATCAGCTCCTTCTCCGCCATCTTCAACCCCAAGTGCTACCCCCAGTCTCTGGAGGACATTGGCAGCTATGGGGTCAGCGAGCTGAATTTCCTGCTGCGGGTGTACTCGCGGGTGGTGGTGAGCGAGAGGGCCCTGAGCGACTTTCCCCTCTTCAAGCGCATCGTCTTCAGCCTCAGCCAGCTCTCCTTCAAGGACCTCTGTGTCAAGCTGGTCTACAGCAGCTCTGAGATGCACGAGCTCTTCCCAGACTTCGCTGTCCTGGCAGCAATTGCCCTGGCCTTGCCGCTGGGCTCGGTCCTTGCCGAGAAGatccggcggggccgggagctgcTGAGGCGCGGCCGGTCGCGCCATGCCAAGGACGAGGGGCTCTCCGACCTCATGAAGATCGCCATCGACGGGCCAGCCATCAGCGAGTTTAACTTTGCACTGGCCATCGAGTACTATGAGAGCATGAGGGAGTCTGGGTTCATCGTGGCGCAGGTGAAGTGA
- the ZNF385C gene encoding zinc finger protein 385C, protein MAPAPWQSRRVRSPRKRSMVPVGLATGARCSDPGNLSNFEFQTHVSDPAAAPGSARGPSGHSSPLLASLPIPGRPLHPPLDIKHFLTFRLNGTSPLNLFPNFNTSPESGVNLTQRLLFAPLGSHLPLPQRLFTHIAAPKATSVAGSILLETIRKSLNPWLQAPMDPVQKAVISHTFGVPAPLKKKQFISCNICHLRFNSANQAEAHYKGHKHARRLKAIEAMKNKQKVAGAAAGTPGQDSTADLAPSPVGSGELGSTENLFRHRELSLPAHFFLFSPFPPFLPLLPADASSPQESEGEGSSLGLVPSTEESPVELPGSVAPLGSPPASELSEGTSDATSVASSSAQAAEAQAAESGSSVSSAPESEKEGKKSKQHLYCPTCKVTVNSLSQLEAHNTGAKHKSMLEGHGTQLRRGRGKLLSRAGHKSKRIGNKGSINIQNKAFHCQVCEIYVNSETQLKQHMSSRRHKDRLAGKPPKPKYSPYNKLQKNAALAVSILKSKLALQKHLTKTLATRFLPSPLTAAAVCAMPGPLALRPAAATTLFQAPILGPALFRTPPAHVRPTPGPIVFAPY, encoded by the exons ATGGCTCCGGCGCCGTGGCAGAGCCGCCGCGTGCGCTCGCCCAGAAAGAGGTCGATGGTGCCCGTGGGGCTGGCGACGGGCGCTCGCTGCTCAGATCCAGGGAATCTCTCAAACTTTGAATTCCAGACGCACGTCTCGGATCCTGCGGCAGCCCCGGGATCGGCGCGGG gTCCCTCCGGACACAGCAGCCCCCTCTTGGCATCATTGCCCATCCCTGGCCGGCCTCTTCATCCCCCCTTGGACATCAAGCACTTTCTGACCTTCAGGCTCAACGGGACATCACCGCTCAACCTCTTCCCCAACTTCAACACG TCACCGGAGTCAGGAGTGAACTTGACCCAACGCCTGCTGTTCGCTCCTCTTGGCTCCCACCTGCCCCTGCCTCAGCGCCTCTTCACCCAC ATCGCGGCGCCCAAAGCCACCTCCGTTGCTGGCTCCATTCTTCTGGAAACCATCAGGAAGAGCCTCAATCCCTGGCTGCAGGCACCG ATGGACCCGGTGCAGAAGGCGGTGATCAGCCACACCTTCGGCGTGCCAGCCCCGCTCAAGAAGAAGCAGTTCATCTCCTGCAACATCTGCCACCTGCGCTTCAACTCTGCC AACCAGGCAGAAGCCCACTACAAGGGCCACAAGCACGCGCGGAGGCTGAAGGCCATCGAGGCCATGAAGAACAAGCAGAAGGTGGCGGGGGCTGCAGCGGGGACCCCTGGCCAGGACAGCACGGCCGACCTGGCCCCCAGCCCCGTGGGCAGcggggagctgggcagcacag AAAACCTGTTCAGGCACAGAGAACTTTCTCTTCCTgcccatttctttctcttttccccttttccccctttccttcccctcctgccagctgaTGCCAGTAGCCCACAGGAGTCGGAGGGTgagggcagcagcctggggctggtgcCCAGCACTGAGGAATCACCTGTGGAGCTGCCAGGCAGTGTTGCCCCGCTGGGCTCCCCGCCGGCCTCCGAGCTGTCGGAGGGCACCTCTGATGCCACCAGCGTGGCCTCCTCGTCCGCCCAGGCAGCTGAGGCGCAGGCGGCCGAGTCGGGCAGCAGCGTCAGCTCGGCCCCTGAGAgtgagaaagaggggaaaaagagcaAACAGCACCTGTACTGTCCCACCTGCAAAGTGACCGTCaactccctgtcccagctggaggCTCACAACACCG GCGCCAAGCACAAGTCAATGCTGGAAGGTCACGGCACCCAACTGCGGCGAGGCCGGGGCAAGCTGCTTTCCCGGGCAGGGCACAAGTCCAAGCGGATCGGGAACAAGGGAAGCATCAACATCCAGAACAAGGCGTTTCACTGCCAAGTGTGCGAGATCTACGTGAACTCCGAGACCCAGCTCAAGCAG CACATGAGCAGCCGGAGGCACAAAGACAGGCTGGCAGGGAAGCCACCCAAGCCCAAGTACAGCCCCTACAACAAGCTGCAGAAGAATGCTGCCCTCGCAGTGAGTATTCTCAAG tcCAAGCTGGCTTTGCAGAAGCACCTCACCAAAACCCTGGCAACCCGTTTCCTGCCGAGCCCGCTCACTGCCGCTGCTGTCTGCGCCATGCCCGGACCCCTTGCCTTGCGACCGGCAGCTGCCACCACCCTCTTCCAAGCCCCGATCCTCGGACCAGCTCTTTTCCGAACGCCGCCGGCCCACGTCCGTCCCACGCCGGGTCCCATCGTCTTCGCGCCATACTAG